The window TGGCTCCAGATTGAAATGACACGATCATAGCGCTCATCTTCGGTGATCAAACCGCGTCTGAACTGTTTCTGAACATTATCAACCTTTTTCTGAGATTCACTAAGTATCTCTTCTTTTTCACCCAATACAACGATGTCAGCAACACCGACAGTGATGCCGGCTTTTGTTGAATATTTGAATCCAAGATCCTTCATGCGGTCAAGCATTTTGGACGTTTCAGTAATCTTGAAGCGTTTAAACACTTCTGCAATGATGTTGCCAAGTATTTTTTTCTTAAAAGGTTCGACAAGCGGCATTTCCTTAATTCGCGCCGGTATATCAGTACCTCTTTCAACAAAATACTTTTCTGGGGTTTTTACTTCAAGATTATCTTTCGTTGGTTCATTGATATATGGGAAAGATTTTGGCAAAATTTCATTGAATATGAGTTTGCCGACAGTCGTCAATAACAGCTGGCTGTTTTGTTCATCGGTGAAAGTTTCATTATTCAACGATCCCGCATGGACTGCTACCCTAGTATGCAGATGAACATAACCATTTTGATATGCAATCAGGGCTTCATTTGTATCTTTGAAAATCATACCTTCACCCATTGTACCTTCACGTTCAAGAGTCAAGTAGTAGTTACCCAGTACCATATCCTGAGAAGGAGTTACAACAGGTTTTCCGTCTTTCGGATTCAATATGTTCTGAGCTGCCAGCATCAGTAAGCGTGCTTCTGCCTGAGCTTCTGCGGAAAGCGGTACGTGTACAGCCATCTGGTCTCCGTCAAAGTCAGCGTTATATGCTGTACATACGAGCGGATGAAGACGAATGGCACGGCCCTCTACCAAAGTTGGTTCGAACGCCTGAATACCAAGCCTGTGCAGTGTAGGGGCACGGTTTAAAAGGACTGGGTGCTCCCTGATTACGTCTTCAAGTACATCCCAAACTTCCGGCTGAACGCGTTCTATTTTGCGCTTGGCAGATTTTATATTATGGGCAAGACCCTTCTCAACCAATTCCTTCATGACGAATGGCTTGAATAACTCAAGTGCCATTTCCTTAGGCAGTCCGCACTGATACATTTTCAGGTTCGGACCTACAACGATTACCGAACGCCCTGAATAGTCAACACGTTTACCAAGAAGGTTTTGGCGGAAACGTCCCTGTTTTCCTTTCAGCATGTGCGAAAGAGATTTCAATGGGCGGTTTCCAGGCCCTGTTACAGGACGGCCGCGGCGGCCGTTATCGATTAGCGCATCTACTGCTTCCTGAAGCATACGCTTTTCATTTTGGACGATAATGCTAGGAGCACCCAGATCTAGAAGGCGCTTCAAGCGGTTGTTTCTGTTAATAACGCGACGGTACAGGTCATTCAGGTCAGAAGTCGCAAAGCGTCCGCCATCCAACTGAACCATCGGGCGAAGTTCCGGCGGGATAACCGGAAGTACATCAAGAATCATCCAAGACGGTTCATTTCCCGATCCACGAAAAGCTTCGATTACTTCAAGACGTTTAATTGCCCGTGTACGCCTTTGTCCCTGCGCGGTTTTTAATTCTTCCTTCAGCGTATCGGCTTCTTTATTGAGGTCGATATCCGAAAGTAATTTCTTTATTGCTTCGGCACCCATAGAGGCCTGGAACTTGTTTCCATACTTTTCACGATAAGCACGGTATTCCTTCTCTGAAAGGAGTTGCTTCTTTTCAAGGCTTGTTTCGCCTGTTTCAGTAACAACATAAGATGCAAAGTAAATAACTTCCTCCAGAGCACGAGGTGACATGTCCAGGACAAGCCCCATTCGGCTAGGAATTCCTTTGAAATACCAGATATGAGAAACAGGAGCTGCTAGCTCAATGTGGCCCATTCGTTCACGGCGCACTTTGGCGCGTGTTACTTCAACGCCGCATCGATCACAGACAACACCTTTGTAGCGGACACGCTTGTATTTTCCGCAATGGCATTCCCAGTCCTTTGTAGGTCCGAAAATTCTCTCACAGAACAAACCGTCTTTTTCCGGCTTCAATGTACGATAGTTAATTGTTTCAGGCTTCTTGACTTCACCAAAAGACCATGAACGAATTTTATCAGGTGATGCAAGACCGATTTTCATATACTCAAAATTATTAACATCAAGCAAGGGGCCTACCTCCCTTTTAATCTCCAGGTTTTACCCTGTAGCTAGACACAGCCTTTCCCGAGCGCCTATCTATCCATGCAACCCGGGTAAGCTGTGGTTTGTTACTCTTTTGAAGCTATTCTTTGGAACCTACTTTTTCAGACTCGAAGTTTTGTGATTCTGGCGCAATTGTCAATGTATCAACCTGCTGCATATCATCATCATCTTCAAGGTCACGCATTTCTATTTCCTCTTCATCACCGGATAGGATCTTGACATCCATACCAAGGCTTTGAAGCTCTTTAATTAATACTTTAAATGATTCTGGAACACCTGGTTCCGGTACATTCTCACCTTTTACGATTGCCTCGTATGTCTTCACGCGTCCGACTACATCATCGGATTTAACAGTGAGGATTTCTTGCAATGTATAGGCAGCACCGTATGCTTCAAGTGCCCAAACTTCCATCTCACCGAAACGCTGTCCGCCAAACTGAGCTTTACCGCCAAGAGGCTGCTGCGTAACAAGTGAGTACGGGCCAGTCGAACGAGCGTGAAGTTTATCATCAACCATGTGAGCAAGCTTGATCATATACATGACACCAACAGAAACCCGGTTGTCAAAAGGTTCGCCTGTTCGTCCATCATAAAGGACGGTCTTGGCATCGCGGGCCATTCCAGCTTCCTCAATCGTTGACCATACATCTTCTTCGGTAGCACCGTCAAATACCGGTGATGCTACGTGGATGCCCAGTGCCCTAGCTGCCATCCCAAGATGGAGCTCTAGCACCTGTCCTATATTCATACGAGATGGAACCCCAAGAGGGTTCAGCATGATATCAACCGGTGCACCATCTGGCAGGTACGGCATATCCTCTTCAGGAAGTATGCGGGAAATTACCCCTTTGTTTCCGTGGCGTCCCGCCATCTTATCGCCTTCGTGAATTTTACGTTTCTGAACGATATAGACACGGACTAACTGGTTTACACCTGGAGGGAGTTCATCCCCATCTTCACGGTTGAAGACTTTTACATCATGGACAATTCCACCGCCGCCATGTGGTACACGGAGTGACGTATCCCGTACTTCCCGGGCTTTCTCGCCAAAGATTGCGTGGAGCAAGCGCTCTTCTGCTGTCAGTTCAGTTACACCTTTAGGCGTTACCTTTCCTACAAGCAGATCACCATCTTTAACCTCCGCGCCAATGCGGATAATTCCACGCTCATCCAGATTCCGAAGCGCATCTTCCCCAACATTCGGAATATCACGAGTAATTTCTTCAGGTCCAAGCTTTGTATCACGGGACTCTGATTCATATTCTTCAATATGGATAGAGGTATACACATCATCTTTAACAAGGCGCTCGCTCATGATGATTGCATCTTCATAGTTATAGCCATCCCAGTTAACAAATGCCACTAGTACGTTCCGGCCAAGAGCCAGTTCGCCTTTTTCCATGGATGGACCATCAGCCAAAATCTCGCCTTTTGTTACTCGGTCACCCACTGAAACAATTGGGCGCTGGTTATAACAAGTTCCCTGGTTGGAGCGAATAAATTTCAGCATGCGATATTTATCAAGGTCACCCTTAACTTCGTTACCATCAATCTCCTTAACACGGCGCACCCAGACTTCACGGGCCTCAACATGTTCAACGATACCCTCGTGTTTACATATAACAGCAGCACCTGAGTCCTTGGCAGATACGTGTTCCATACCTGTCCCAACTCTTGGGGCTTCCGGCTGCATAAGAGGCACAGCCTGACGCTGCATGTTAGCACCCATAAGAGCACGGTTTGAGTCATCGTTTTCAAGGAACGGAATGCATGCGGTCGCAGCAGATACTACCTGTTTCGGCGATACATCCATATAATCGATCCGTTCACGCGCTACTACAGTGTTTTCACCGCGGAAGCGTGCAACAACATCTTCATCAAGGAAAGTGCCATCGTCGTCTAGACGCGCATTTGCCTGCGCAACAACATAAAGATCCTCTTCATCCGCTGTAAGGTAGTCAATTCTGTCCGTCACTTTGCCTGTTTCAGGGTCAATTCTGCGGTATGGTGTTTCAATAAAGCCAAACCTGTTCACTTTCGCAAAGGATGAAAGTGAGTTGATCAAGCCAATATTCGGTCCTTCAGGTGTTTCAATCGGACACATACGCCCGTAATGGGAATAGTGAACGTCACGAACTTCAAAGCCTGCACGCTCACGTGTCAGACCACCCGGTCCGAGTGCAGAAAGACGGCGTTTGTGCGTCAATTCAGCAAGCGGGTTGGTTTGGTCCATGAACTGGGAAAGCTGAGAGCTCCCAAAGAACTCTTTAATTGAAGCAATGACCGGTCGGATATTGATCAGCTGCTGCGGCGTGATTGTAGCTGTATCCTGAATGGACATCCGCTCACGAACCACACGCTCCATCCTTGATAAACCGATACGGAATTGGTTTTGCAACAATTCCCCTACAGAGCGAAGGCGGCGGTTTCCAAGATGGTCAATATCGTCAGTATCTCCCACTCCATGAAGCAGATTGAAGAAATAACTGATTGTCGAAATAATATCAGCAGGAGTAATGTTCTTTATTGGCTCAGGTACATATGCATTACTCAAAATATTGATGACTTTTTCATTGTCATCTGTTGGAGCAAAAATCTTGATGCTCTGAAGGACAACATCACCTTCAATAACGGTGCCTCCAGGCTGATAGCTATACATATTGATATTCTTTTCAAGGGCAGGAATAATCCGATCCAAGTTCCTGCGGTCAAGAAGAGTGCCTGCTTCAGCAAGGATTTCACCTGTTTCAGGATCAACCAGTGCTTCCGCGAGCCGCTGTCCAAAAAGCCGGTTTTTAATATGGAGCTTCTTGTTGATTTTATAACGGCCTACACTCGCTAAATCATAACGTTTCGGGTCAAAAAAGCGCGAAATAATAAGGCTCTTCGCATTTTCTACTGTAGGCGGTTCGCCCGGGCGAAGCCTTTCGTAGATTTCAAGCAAAGCTTTTTCAATGCTGTCGGTATTGTCTTTTTCCAGTGTATTGCGGAGATACTCATTGTCGCCAATGAGGTCGATGATTTCTTGATCAGAGCCGAACCCAAGCGCACGCAAAAGAACCGTAACTGGGAGTTTCCTTGTACGATCTATCCTGACGTATACGACGTCCTTGGCATCTGTTTCATACTCAAGCCATGCGCCGCGGTTCGGAATAACGGTTGCAGTAAAACCTTTTTTACCGTTTTTATCTAGCTTCCCGCTGTAATATACGCTCGGAGAACGTACAAGCTGGGAAACGATAACACGCTCCGCACCATTGATGACGAACGTGCCAGTTTCTGTCATAAGCGGGAAATCGCCCATGAAAACATCCTGGTCTTTAACTTCCCCTGTTTCTTTGTTGACGAGACGCACTTTTACACGCAATGGTGCTGCATATGTAACATCCCGTTCCTTTGATTCCTCAACGGAATATTTCGGATCGCCAAGGCTATAATCAATAAATTCTAGAGATAGGTTACCAGTAAAGTCTTCAATCGGTGAAATATCCTGGAACATTTCACGCAGTCCCTCATCAAGAAACCATTGATAAGAAGAGGTTTGGATTTCAATTAGATTTGGTAATTCTAAAACTTCACTGATTCGCGCGTAACTTCTTCGTTGGCGGTGTCGTCCATACTGAACTAGTTGACCTGTCAACTGATTCACCCCTCAAATCAAGCGTTATTGTAAATCTATCTGCGCCTGTCGCCAGGCAGTAACCATAGCAACAGACAAAAAGAAAAAGGGTTTTGACTCTCCAAAAACCACATTTTTCACATTTTACCTATTATTATTTTGTCATCCTTTCCTTTCCATACCATTTTTATACAAAATAAGTCCAACTAAACAGGAATCTTACCCCATTTAGTAAAAAAAGCTTGACTTTTTCGGAAGGCATAAAAAAGATGATGATGGCATTTTATAATATTAACATAGTAGCATATGTCAGTCAAATGTTTTTTGCCCTAATAATGTAATAACCTTTTTCCTTATCAACGATTGTTACATCACCAAAAAGCTCGTTCAACTTATCCAAAGCAGAAGGTGCCCCTTGTTTCTTTTGAATAACTACCCACAACTCTCCTTCCTTAGCCAGTAATTCCCGGCTCTGAGAAAAGATATCATGGACTGTCTTCTTCCCCGCACGAATAGGCGGGTTTGTCAGAATTACAGAAAACCCAGTCTCCTTCACATTATGAAGCCTGTCACTTTCATAAATCTTAACGTTCTCAATCCCATTGGCTTTTGCATTTTCTACAGCAAGCTCTAGTGCACGCTCATTTACATCAACCATATGTACAATCCGGTCCGTAAACGTTTTGGCAAGGGCAAGACCAATAGGTCCATATCCGCAGCCAACATCAAGCATCGGCCCATCCAGATCCGTGGGTATAAAAGTCTCAATTAAAAGCCTTGACCCGAAGTCAACTTCATTTCTCGAAAAAACCCCATTGTCAGTTTTAAATCGAAGCCTCTCGCCCCTTAATGTAAAGTCCCAATGTTTCGGAGAACTTTCTGAACTCGGCTTTTTGGAATAATAATGTTCCGACATAAGCTTCACCTCCAGGAATATAACAGAATTGTCCTAGAAACGTATTATAGCTATCAGGCCATCAAAAAGCAAAAACATCGGCCAGCTTAAAACGGCGCTTTCGCTTTTCTACTTGTCTAGCTGCAGCGCCAAGTGTCCTTCGGCAGCATAAGCATCTCACGAAATTACGCGATAGCGTTATGAGGATTTTCGAGGAGGTCATACGGCGCTGAACGGGCGCTTTCGCTTTTCATGCAAAAAAGCCCGCTTATGCAGCGAGCTTTTCACTAGGGTAATTACTTAACTTCGACGTTAGCTCCAACTTCATCAAGCTTAGCTTTGATAGCTTCAGCATCTTCTTTAGAAACGCCTTCTTTGACTGCCTTTGGAGTGTTGTCAACAAGATCTTTTGCTTCTTTAAGTCCAAGGCCTGTGATTTCACGAACAACCTTGATAACTTTGATTTTTTGGTCGCCAGCAGATGCAAGAATTACATCAAACTCAGTTTGCTCTTCAGCAACTGGGCCAGCAGCGCCACCAGCAACAGCTACAGGTGCAGCTGCAGTTACGCCAAATTCTTCTTCAATTGCTTTTACTAGGTCGTTAAGTTCCAATACAGTCATGGACTTAACCGCTTCAATGATTTGTTCTTTAGTCATTGTGGAAGTTCCTCCTTAAATTTGTTTGGTTTATTGTAAAGCGAAAACGTTTAGCTTACGCGCCTTGTTCTTCTTTCTGTTCTGCAACAGCCTTTGTAGCAAGAGCAAGATTGCGGATAGGTGCTTGAAGCACGCTGAGGAGCATGGAAAGCAAGCCTTCGCGGGATGGCAGCTCTGCAAGAGCTTGAATTTCCGCTACAGTTGCAATGTTCCCTTCGATAACACCAGCCTTGATTTCAAGAGCTTCATGTTTTTTAGCAAAATCGTTAATGATTTTTGCTGGAGCTACAACATCTTCATTACTGAATGCAATAGCATTAGGACCAGTCAAAGACTCGTTCAATCCTTCAAAGCCATTCGCTTCAGCCGCGCGGCGTGTCATTGAGTTCTTGTAAACCTTGAACTCGACACCTGCTTCGCGAAGTTGTTTACGAAGCTCAGTTACTTCGGCAACATTCAATCCGCGGTAATCAACAACTACGGATGTAACGCTGTTTTTGAATTTTTCGGCGATTTCATCGACGATCAGTTTCTTTTGTTCAATAGCGCTGCTCATTATTACACCTCCTGTGGAATTAATGGCATTTATACCGGGCAAATAAAAGCCTCCATATCCGTAAGACATGGAGGCATAATACAATAGCCATTTCACTGGCTCATTCTATCGTATTCCCTCGGCAGGAAATTAAGCCGCTGGGCCCCTGCTGTCTTCGGTACAAATGTATGAAATTCAAACAACAGAATCAATCTTATCAAATTGATAACTGTTTGTCAATATCTTATTTTGTTGTTACAGATGCTGGATCTACTTTTACGCCAGGGCCCATTGTAGAAGCAACTGTTACGTTCTTCATGTAAGTGCCTTTAGCAGCAGCCGGCTTCGCTTTAAGCATTGTTTCGAAAACAGTCTTGAAGTTTTCAGCAAGCTTTTCGTTTTCGAAAGAAGCTTTACCGATTGGAACATGGATGTTCCCAGCTTTATCAACACGGTATTCTACTTTACCAGCTTTAATTTCATTAACAGCGCGAGTTACATCAAATGTAACTGTACCTGTTTTTGGGTTAGGCATAAGGCCTTTAGGTCCTAGTACGCGGCCAAGCTTACCAACCTCACCCATCATGTCTGGAGTTGCAACGATAACATCGAAGTCAAACCAGCCTTGTTGGATTTTGGTAATGAACTCTGCATCGCCGACATAATCTGCACCAGCTGCTTCAGCTTCCTTCACTTTTTCGCCTTTAGCGAAAACGAGGACACGCTGAGTTTTACCAGTTCCGTTCGGAAGCACTACTGCTCCACGAATTTGCTGGTCAGCTTTTTTAGGGTCTACGCCAAGACGGAAGGCAACTTCAAGAGTTGCATCGAATTTAGTATAGTTAGTTTTCTTTGCAAGTTCAATTGCTTCAGCAAGCGGATAAGCTTTTGTACGGTCTACAAGCTTAGCAGCTTCAAGATACTTTTTGCTTTTCTTAGCCATTTTAAATTTCCTCCTTGATTTGTGGTTTTAACGGAATTGGACCTCCCACTTTTAAAAGGTGCGATACACCTTTCGGAACACAACTTTGTTCGACGAGAAATCTAAGGATTCCTATATGATTTCAAATACTGTTTCCTTAAGACAGAATAAAGGTTGCGTGTGCCAATCAGCTACGCAACCCCATCATCTCACAGAACTAGCAGGGATTAGTCTTCGATGACAATACCCATGCTGCGCGCAGTACCTTCAACCATGCGCATTGCTGCTTCAACGCTGGCCGCATTCAGGTCAGGCATTTTCTGTTCAGCAATCTCGCGCACCTTGTCGCGCTTAACTGTTGCTACTTTATTACGGTTAGGCTGGCCAGAACCAGACTGGATTCCGGCTGCAACTTTCAATAGAACTGCAGCTGGAGGGGTTTTCGTAATAAATGTAAATGAACGGTCTTCAAAAACCGTAATTTCAACAGGAATGATCAGACCTGCTTGGTCCGCTGTACGAGCGTTAAATTCCTTACAGAATCCCATGATGTTAACACCAGCTTGACCCAATGCAGGACCAACCGGCGGCGCAGGGTTAGCTTTTCCAGCAGGAATTTGCAATTTAACCATCTTAATTACTTTTTTAGCCACGAGACACACCTCCTTAAAAAGTCCGTGATGTGGTAATAGGGGTTCTACCCCTCCCACTCATATAAAAGCCTTCATTAGAGAATAAAGGCATGGCAAATGTCCGGTTTATTGTCCAAGACATACTGACCTTTGAAATGTTACCACTTTTCACTGGTGATTTCAAGTTATTTTACAAATTGGATTTGTTTTTCTTGACCGCCATCAACAGAAAGTATTCCTTCGCCACAAGCTTCAGCTACATGCAGTCCTTTAAAAATACCGTTAACTCTGGTAATTAACTAAAAATACCTGATAGGCAAGCAGGATTCCACTAAGGGTCAACCCTAAGAGAAACCCTTTGCGTGTCTGACCATCAGTGGAAGGTCGCCACGATATAATCGTACCTATAGTTTGTCAACCTGGGATACATCTAGTTCAACCGGAGTATCACGGCCGAACATGTCAACTAGTACACGAAGTTTGGATTTGGTTTTGTCCATCTCTTCGATAATACCGGTCTTGTTTGTAAAAGGACCTTCTTTAACCTTGACAGTTTCCCCAATCTCAAAGTTAAGATCAACCCGCTTCTCTTCAAAGCCCATTCGTTTCAAAATCATGGTAACCTCTTCTGGCAGAAGTGGCGTCGGCTTTGATCCAGAGCCTGCCGAACCAACAAACCCGGTAACGCCTGGAGTATTTCGGACTACATACCAAGAGTCGTCTGTCATTACAATCTCAACAAGCACATATCCCGGGAACACTTTCTTTTTGACAACTTTCTTTTTACCATTCTTAATATCTGTTTCTTCTTCTTCCGGTACAACAACTCGAAAAATCTTATCCTGCATACCCATTGATTCAACACGTTTCTCAAGGTTTGCTTTTACCTTATTTTCATAGCCGGAGTACGTATGGACTACATACCAGTTCTTTTCCATTTTCAAGGACTAACGTCCGTCCCTCCCTGCATTTTTTCTTCCTTTATCGCCTTAACATCCTTAAAATAGTGGCAGGTATACGGACGCACCAGCCACTCGAACTTTTAGGACAAATGAAAAAACCCGTTTTTACCGGGCTTTGTAATAATTTCCTGCATTATTTTCCATTATACCATGAACAAGCATTACTTATTCAAGAATTAAGCGGATAACCTTTGAAATTCCCAAATCGACAATCGCAAAGAATACAGCAAAAACAGCGACAGTGGTAATAACTGTAATAGTATAGCGGGTAAGCTCCTTGCGCCTCGGCCAGCTTACTTTCCTCATTTCACGGGCGACTTCACGAAAAAAATTAGGAATTCCACGGAAAAAATTCATGTTTGTAACCCCCATCTATCCTTATGAACAATCCCTCATCGCTCCTATCTGGTTTCTTTGTGAACCGTCGAAGCGTTACAGGTTTTGCAAAACTTTTTTAACTCAAGCCGTTCATCCTTAACCCGGCTGCTTGCTGTAACGGTGTAATTCCGTGAACCACAAGCGGCACAGGCAAGAACTGCTTTTTTCGCCATATCGACACCTGCTGCCATTTTTTTGTCTATAAAACTGTAACATGAGGACCAATAACTGTCAATACGGCATGGAACTGGTTCCTTACAAAATAAAAGCCTTTATGAATCAATGTGAGTATTCACGGAGTTCAAGGTATCGCTCCAGCTTTCTTTTGACACGCTGAAGGGCATTGTCAATTGATTTCACATGCCTGTTAAGCCCTTCTGATATTTCCTGGTATGATTGGCCATCGAGATATAATGCCAAAACCTGGCGCTCAAGGTCACTCAAAAGCTCAGCCATTTTCACTTCAATATGGTCGTATTCTTCCTGATTGATAATTAACTGTTCTGGGTCCGTTACCTTGGCACCACTTAAAACATCCATCAAGGTCCGGTCGCTTTCATCATCAAAAATAGGCTTGTCCAACGATACATAAGAATTTAGCGGAATATGTTTTTGCCTTGTCGCTGTTTTAATCGCAGTAATGATTTGCCTTGTAATACATAGTTCAGCAAACGCCTTGAAGGATGTCAGCTTATCGTCCTTGAAATCCCGGATTGCCTTATACAGGCCTATCATCCCTTCCTGGACGATATCTTCCTTGTCTGCCCCAATCAAGAAATAAGAACGTGCCTTTGCCCGGACAAAGTTGCGGTATTTGTGGATTAAGTAATCCAGGGCATCGCTATCTCCACTATGCACTAAATAAACAATCTCTTCGTCTTCCATGGCCAGAAAACTGTTGCCTGCCCTCGCTCTTACATCCACACCCACTGAGATCCCTCCGCATGCACATGCATAGATAGAAATATTATACAGTACTGGTTTTTTCAGCGTCAACGGTCATTTTTGGCCTCTGCGCCATTTTTCAAATATTTCTGCCATTTCTTCACTAATTGGGATTCGGATCGGGGGTTTCTTTTCCTGAATCCGCTGAACTCTTTTTTCAATCTTCTTTGAAAGAACATTCATCTCAATCATAAGCTCACGCGCTGATTTCCTTAAGGCACCTTGTCCAAAAATGGCCCACTGCTCAGTAAAATCGGAGGTAGCAACATGAATCTGTGTTTTCCGATTGCCCAGTTGAATGGCCATTTTTTCAATTCTTTCGTCGGCAGTTTCATTTTCCTTTGTAAAAATAACCTCAACTTGATGATTCCTATACTTTTTTGCGATTCCCTGCACATATTGGGCATCAAAAACAACAATAACCCTATAGCCAGTGTAACCTTGATATTCAGCCATCAATTCCACAAGCCTGTCCCTTGCCGCAGGAAGATCCTTAATTTTCAGGTCCTTTAATTCAGGCCAGGCTCCAATGATGTTGTAACCATCAACAAGAAGGATATCCATTTCTAGCCTCCAAGCGGATGGCGACTCCGGTAAACCTCGTACATTAACAAAGCAGCAGCAACAGAGGCATTCAGTGATGTAACCTTGCCTGCCATCGGCAAATGAACAAGAAAGTCACATTTTTCTCTGATAAGTCTCCCCATCCCTTTTCCTTCGCTGCCGATGACAAGGCCCAAAGGAAGGGTAAAGTCCTGTTGCCTAT is drawn from Bacillus sp. FJAT-18017 and contains these coding sequences:
- the rpoC gene encoding DNA-directed RNA polymerase subunit beta' — its product is MLDVNNFEYMKIGLASPDKIRSWSFGEVKKPETINYRTLKPEKDGLFCERIFGPTKDWECHCGKYKRVRYKGVVCDRCGVEVTRAKVRRERMGHIELAAPVSHIWYFKGIPSRMGLVLDMSPRALEEVIYFASYVVTETGETSLEKKQLLSEKEYRAYREKYGNKFQASMGAEAIKKLLSDIDLNKEADTLKEELKTAQGQRRTRAIKRLEVIEAFRGSGNEPSWMILDVLPVIPPELRPMVQLDGGRFATSDLNDLYRRVINRNNRLKRLLDLGAPSIIVQNEKRMLQEAVDALIDNGRRGRPVTGPGNRPLKSLSHMLKGKQGRFRQNLLGKRVDYSGRSVIVVGPNLKMYQCGLPKEMALELFKPFVMKELVEKGLAHNIKSAKRKIERVQPEVWDVLEDVIREHPVLLNRAPTLHRLGIQAFEPTLVEGRAIRLHPLVCTAYNADFDGDQMAVHVPLSAEAQAEARLLMLAAQNILNPKDGKPVVTPSQDMVLGNYYLTLEREGTMGEGMIFKDTNEALIAYQNGYVHLHTRVAVHAGSLNNETFTDEQNSQLLLTTVGKLIFNEILPKSFPYINEPTKDNLEVKTPEKYFVERGTDIPARIKEMPLVEPFKKKILGNIIAEVFKRFKITETSKMLDRMKDLGFKYSTKAGITVGVADIVVLGEKEEILSESQKKVDNVQKQFRRGLITEDERYDRVISIWSQAKDTIQGKLMNSLNKTNPIFMMSDSGARGNASNFTQLAGMRGLMANPAGRIIELPIKSSFREGLTVLEYFISTHGARKGLADTALKTADSGYLTRRLVDVAQDVIVRDDDCGTDRGLHVRALKDGTEVIEALDERLIGRYARRNIKHPETGDIIVPENGLITEDLAVQIVNVGIEEVQIRSAFTCNTRHGVCKKCYGRNLATGQEVEVGEAVGIIAAQSIGEPGTQLTMRTFHTGGVAGDDITQGLPRIQELFEARNPKGQAVIAELEGVVVGINEGRDRQHEIVVQGEVESKTYSAPYTARLKVAVNDRVLRGQELTEGSIDPKELLKVTDVGSVQEYLLREVQKVYRMQGVEIGDKHIEVMVRQMLRKVRVIDAGETDVLPGMLLDIHQFTDANGKALLNGKMPATGRPVLLGITKASLETDSFLSAASFQETTRVLTDAAIKGKRDELLGLKENVIIGKLIPAGTGMQRYRKAEPVLKGEQTDQVPVE
- a CDS encoding class I SAM-dependent methyltransferase; translation: MSEHYYSKKPSSESSPKHWDFTLRGERLRFKTDNGVFSRNEVDFGSRLLIETFIPTDLDGPMLDVGCGYGPIGLALAKTFTDRIVHMVDVNERALELAVENAKANGIENVKIYESDRLHNVKETGFSVILTNPPIRAGKKTVHDIFSQSRELLAKEGELWVVIQKKQGAPSALDKLNELFGDVTIVDKEKGYYIIRAKNI
- the rpoB gene encoding DNA-directed RNA polymerase subunit beta, encoding MTGQLVQYGRHRQRRSYARISEVLELPNLIEIQTSSYQWFLDEGLREMFQDISPIEDFTGNLSLEFIDYSLGDPKYSVEESKERDVTYAAPLRVKVRLVNKETGEVKDQDVFMGDFPLMTETGTFVINGAERVIVSQLVRSPSVYYSGKLDKNGKKGFTATVIPNRGAWLEYETDAKDVVYVRIDRTRKLPVTVLLRALGFGSDQEIIDLIGDNEYLRNTLEKDNTDSIEKALLEIYERLRPGEPPTVENAKSLIISRFFDPKRYDLASVGRYKINKKLHIKNRLFGQRLAEALVDPETGEILAEAGTLLDRRNLDRIIPALEKNINMYSYQPGGTVIEGDVVLQSIKIFAPTDDNEKVINILSNAYVPEPIKNITPADIISTISYFFNLLHGVGDTDDIDHLGNRRLRSVGELLQNQFRIGLSRMERVVRERMSIQDTATITPQQLINIRPVIASIKEFFGSSQLSQFMDQTNPLAELTHKRRLSALGPGGLTRERAGFEVRDVHYSHYGRMCPIETPEGPNIGLINSLSSFAKVNRFGFIETPYRRIDPETGKVTDRIDYLTADEEDLYVVAQANARLDDDGTFLDEDVVARFRGENTVVARERIDYMDVSPKQVVSAATACIPFLENDDSNRALMGANMQRQAVPLMQPEAPRVGTGMEHVSAKDSGAAVICKHEGIVEHVEAREVWVRRVKEIDGNEVKGDLDKYRMLKFIRSNQGTCYNQRPIVSVGDRVTKGEILADGPSMEKGELALGRNVLVAFVNWDGYNYEDAIIMSERLVKDDVYTSIHIEEYESESRDTKLGPEEITRDIPNVGEDALRNLDERGIIRIGAEVKDGDLLVGKVTPKGVTELTAEERLLHAIFGEKAREVRDTSLRVPHGGGGIVHDVKVFNREDGDELPPGVNQLVRVYIVQKRKIHEGDKMAGRHGNKGVISRILPEEDMPYLPDGAPVDIMLNPLGVPSRMNIGQVLELHLGMAARALGIHVASPVFDGATEEDVWSTIEEAGMARDAKTVLYDGRTGEPFDNRVSVGVMYMIKLAHMVDDKLHARSTGPYSLVTQQPLGGKAQFGGQRFGEMEVWALEAYGAAYTLQEILTVKSDDVVGRVKTYEAIVKGENVPEPGVPESFKVLIKELQSLGMDVKILSGDEEEIEMRDLEDDDDMQQVDTLTIAPESQNFESEKVGSKE
- the rplJ gene encoding 50S ribosomal protein L10 — encoded protein: MSSAIEQKKLIVDEIAEKFKNSVTSVVVDYRGLNVAEVTELRKQLREAGVEFKVYKNSMTRRAAEANGFEGLNESLTGPNAIAFSNEDVVAPAKIINDFAKKHEALEIKAGVIEGNIATVAEIQALAELPSREGLLSMLLSVLQAPIRNLALATKAVAEQKEEQGA
- the rplL gene encoding 50S ribosomal protein L7/L12, which codes for MTKEQIIEAVKSMTVLELNDLVKAIEEEFGVTAAAPVAVAGGAAGPVAEEQTEFDVILASAGDQKIKVIKVVREITGLGLKEAKDLVDNTPKAVKEGVSKEDAEAIKAKLDEVGANVEVK
- the rplA gene encoding 50S ribosomal protein L1 encodes the protein MAKKSKKYLEAAKLVDRTKAYPLAEAIELAKKTNYTKFDATLEVAFRLGVDPKKADQQIRGAVVLPNGTGKTQRVLVFAKGEKVKEAEAAGADYVGDAEFITKIQQGWFDFDVIVATPDMMGEVGKLGRVLGPKGLMPNPKTGTVTFDVTRAVNEIKAGKVEYRVDKAGNIHVPIGKASFENEKLAENFKTVFETMLKAKPAAAKGTYMKNVTVASTMGPGVKVDPASVTTK